The following proteins are encoded in a genomic region of Phycisphaera sp.:
- a CDS encoding site-specific DNA-methyltransferase yields the protein MPAATTPKPKTKPKSKLPKPLRPKGKQLPDCRVYVGDCRELLPNIPECARSQVDLVFADPPFNWARGYDKWDDSMPDEEYCNVTQSFGPPGEVTAFTQRWIDLCIEALTPTGSLWINIPDDWAAEIVVHLKRRGLHMVNWCVWHYRFGQNTTGRFINSKVHALYFCKDPRNRTWNAGAVLEPSDRASTYFDPRTMDKKDGMPAGMRVPMDVWYGQYWGRIQGNNLERRGKHDNQLPELYLSRVVQCSSNEGDLVLDPFTGSGTTAVAATALGRRYVGCEYSPDMARSAIERVSNGPVRDLRAPAQATAIFKPRKRRMATEKEA from the coding sequence GTGCCAGCCGCAACCACACCCAAGCCGAAGACGAAGCCCAAGTCGAAGCTGCCCAAGCCCTTGCGCCCGAAGGGCAAGCAGTTGCCTGACTGCCGCGTGTATGTTGGCGATTGCCGGGAACTCTTGCCCAACATTCCCGAGTGCGCCAGGAGCCAGGTCGACCTTGTGTTCGCCGACCCGCCCTTCAACTGGGCCCGCGGCTACGACAAGTGGGACGACTCGATGCCCGACGAGGAGTACTGCAACGTGACGCAGAGCTTCGGGCCGCCGGGCGAGGTGACGGCGTTCACGCAGCGTTGGATCGACTTGTGCATCGAGGCCCTCACGCCCACGGGCAGCCTGTGGATCAACATCCCCGACGATTGGGCGGCCGAGATCGTGGTGCATCTGAAGCGGCGCGGGCTGCACATGGTCAACTGGTGCGTGTGGCATTATCGCTTCGGGCAGAACACCACGGGCCGGTTCATCAACAGCAAGGTGCACGCGTTGTACTTCTGCAAGGACCCGCGCAACCGCACCTGGAACGCCGGGGCCGTGCTCGAACCGAGTGATCGGGCGAGCACGTACTTCGACCCGCGCACCATGGACAAGAAGGACGGCATGCCCGCGGGCATGCGCGTGCCGATGGACGTGTGGTACGGGCAGTACTGGGGGCGCATCCAGGGCAACAACCTCGAACGGCGGGGCAAGCACGACAACCAGTTGCCCGAGCTGTACCTGTCCAGGGTGGTCCAGTGCTCCAGCAACGAGGGCGACCTGGTGCTCGACCCCTTCACCGGCAGCGGCACGACAGCCGTGGCGGCGACGGCGCTGGGCCGGCGGTACGTGGGGTGCGAGTACTCGCCCGACATGGCCAGGAGCGCCATCGAGCGGGTGAGCAACGGCCCGGTGCGCGACCTGCGGGCACCGGCGCAGGCGACGGCGATCTTTAAGCCGCGGAAGCGGCGGATGGCGACAGAGAAAGAGGCTTGA
- a CDS encoding cyclase family protein → MLVDISPPLSPATAVFPGDTALSRTVLMDTARGDHLTLSTLTSTVHVGSHADAESHYKPGGRPIDQHPIELYLGPCVVAPVRAEPGKRFGVDAIDEKWLEAVAGLTDHGQPGRLLLATGTGGNPKIFPSDLSAPEPGCIDALVARGVRLLGVDTPSVDLADAKELVGHAACARGGVSIIEGLVLDDVEPGIWELIALPLRLVGFDASPVRAVLRR, encoded by the coding sequence ATGCTGGTCGACATCTCACCGCCCCTCTCGCCCGCCACGGCCGTCTTCCCCGGCGACACCGCGCTCTCCCGCACGGTGCTCATGGACACGGCCCGGGGCGACCACCTGACGCTGAGCACCCTCACAAGCACCGTGCATGTGGGGTCTCACGCCGACGCCGAGAGCCACTACAAGCCGGGCGGACGGCCGATCGACCAGCACCCGATCGAGTTGTACTTGGGGCCCTGCGTAGTCGCGCCGGTGCGGGCCGAGCCGGGCAAGCGGTTCGGCGTTGACGCGATTGACGAGAAATGGCTCGAGGCTGTGGCGGGCCTGACCGACCACGGCCAGCCCGGTAGGCTGCTGCTGGCGACGGGCACCGGGGGCAATCCCAAGATATTCCCGAGCGATCTGTCCGCCCCGGAGCCCGGATGCATCGACGCCCTGGTCGCGCGGGGCGTTCGACTGTTGGGGGTGGATACCCCGAGTGTGGATCTTGCTGATGCGAAGGAGCTCGTCGGCCACGCCGCGTGTGCGCGAGGCGGCGTATCGATCATCGAGGGGTTGGTGCTCGACGACGTAGAGCCGGGCATCTGGGAATTGATCGCGCTGCCGCTGAGGCTGGTTGGTTTTGATGCCAGCCCCGTGCGTGCGGTGCTGCGGCGATAA
- a CDS encoding 3-deoxy-7-phosphoheptulonate synthase: MPNSTAQTSVESPWTPTSWQARPRAQTVAYDDPAALERAVRRLADLPPLVTSWEIESLKASLAEAQVGKRLIIHGGDCAETLDECSPATITATLKILLQMSLVLIHGSQKPVVRIGRLAGQYAKPRSKPTETKTIDGQPCELPSYFGDLVNKAEFAPGARRPDPDLMLAGYHHAAMTLNFIRSLATGGFADLHHAEQWDLRFLTNAQLTDDLRERYQRMSQEVRSAIRFAELIGAGSMQELNRVDFFASHEGLNLEYESAQTRKVPRRDGHYCLTTHLPWIGERTRALDGAHVEFFRGIANPVGVKVGPGIDPQDAVALLRTLNPKREPGKIVLISRMGATKVDALPPILQAVEKSGEPAVWLCDPMHGNGHLTDNGHKTRSFDAIVAELRSTMAAHAQAGTVLGGVHVEVTGHDVTEVIGGASGVTQERLSENYATACDPRLNYAQALELAFILSGAMSSDS, translated from the coding sequence GTGCCCAACTCCACCGCCCAAACTTCCGTCGAATCGCCCTGGACACCCACAAGCTGGCAGGCCCGCCCGCGCGCCCAAACCGTCGCCTACGACGACCCCGCCGCCCTCGAGCGTGCCGTGCGGCGCCTGGCCGACCTGCCCCCGCTGGTTACCTCGTGGGAGATCGAGAGCCTCAAAGCCAGCCTGGCCGAGGCCCAGGTCGGCAAGCGCCTCATCATCCACGGCGGCGACTGCGCCGAGACCCTCGACGAGTGCAGCCCGGCCACCATCACCGCCACGCTCAAGATCCTGCTCCAGATGAGCCTCGTGCTCATCCACGGATCGCAGAAGCCGGTCGTCCGCATCGGCCGCCTGGCCGGCCAGTACGCGAAGCCGCGCTCCAAGCCCACCGAGACCAAGACCATCGACGGCCAGCCCTGCGAGCTGCCCAGCTACTTCGGCGATCTGGTGAACAAGGCCGAGTTCGCCCCGGGCGCCCGCCGGCCCGACCCCGACCTGATGCTCGCGGGCTACCACCACGCCGCCATGACGCTCAACTTCATCCGCTCGCTGGCGACGGGCGGCTTCGCCGACCTGCACCACGCCGAGCAGTGGGACCTGCGCTTCCTGACCAACGCCCAGCTGACCGATGACCTGCGCGAGCGCTACCAGCGCATGAGCCAGGAAGTCCGCAGCGCCATCCGCTTCGCCGAACTCATCGGCGCGGGCTCGATGCAAGAACTCAACCGCGTCGACTTCTTCGCCAGCCACGAGGGGCTCAACCTCGAGTACGAGAGCGCTCAGACCCGCAAGGTGCCACGCCGCGACGGCCACTACTGCCTCACTACCCACCTGCCGTGGATCGGCGAGCGCACCCGCGCTTTGGATGGCGCCCACGTCGAGTTCTTCCGCGGTATCGCCAACCCCGTGGGCGTGAAGGTCGGCCCGGGCATCGATCCCCAGGACGCCGTCGCCCTGCTGCGCACGCTCAACCCCAAGCGCGAGCCGGGCAAGATCGTGCTCATCTCACGCATGGGCGCGACGAAGGTCGACGCCCTGCCACCGATCTTGCAGGCTGTGGAAAAGTCGGGCGAGCCCGCCGTCTGGCTGTGCGACCCCATGCACGGCAACGGCCACCTGACCGACAACGGCCACAAGACCCGCAGCTTCGACGCCATCGTGGCCGAGCTTCGCAGCACCATGGCCGCCCACGCCCAGGCCGGCACCGTGCTGGGCGGCGTCCACGTCGAGGTCACCGGCCACGACGTGACCGAGGTCATCGGCGGCGCTTCGGGTGTGACGCAGGAGCGACTGTCCGAGAACTACGCCACCGCCTGCGACCCACGCCTGAACTACGCCCAGGCGTTGGAGCTGGCGTTTATTCTGTCGGGGGCCATGAGCTCGGACTCCTGA
- a CDS encoding histone H1-like repetitive region-containing protein yields the protein MPRTTTTRRRGTKTASRTHAARTAPKRRTRTTGSTTATKRKTTKPSTRKTTGSKATGRKTTARKTTAKRITTRKTGTTAKRKTGTTAKRSTTGRKTTARKTTGRKTTARKTGTAAKRTTTRKPSARKTTARKTGTTAKRTTTRKTSARKTAARTTASRKTTAKRTPAKRTTARKTTARKTGTAAKRTTAKRATTRKPAARKTTAKRTTARKTTGRKTTAKRTPAKRTAAKRSTARKTAARKPSTRKSPARRATSTTRSLTLRTGRSTSRRRAA from the coding sequence ATGCCCAGGACGACGACGACCCGCCGACGCGGGACCAAGACCGCCAGCCGCACCCACGCGGCCCGCACAGCCCCCAAGCGCCGCACCCGCACGACCGGGAGCACCACCGCCACCAAACGCAAGACCACCAAGCCGAGCACCCGGAAGACCACCGGCAGCAAGGCGACCGGGCGGAAGACCACGGCGCGCAAGACCACCGCCAAGCGGATAACGACCCGCAAGACCGGAACCACGGCCAAGCGCAAGACCGGCACCACCGCCAAGCGCTCGACCACCGGCCGCAAGACGACCGCCCGCAAGACCACTGGTCGCAAGACAACCGCTCGCAAGACCGGCACGGCCGCCAAGCGGACAACGACCCGCAAGCCCAGCGCGCGGAAGACCACGGCGCGCAAGACCGGAACAACCGCGAAGCGCACGACAACCCGCAAGACCAGCGCACGCAAGACCGCGGCCCGCACCACCGCCAGTCGCAAGACCACAGCCAAGCGGACTCCTGCGAAGCGGACCACCGCCCGCAAGACCACGGCGCGCAAGACCGGCACCGCCGCGAAGCGCACGACCGCCAAGCGGGCAACCACCCGCAAGCCGGCCGCTCGCAAGACCACGGCCAAGCGGACCACGGCCCGCAAGACCACCGGTCGCAAGACCACGGCCAAGCGCACGCCCGCGAAGCGGACCGCCGCCAAGCGCAGCACCGCTCGCAAGACCGCGGCCCGCAAGCCGAGCACCCGCAAGAGCCCGGCCCGCCGCGCGACCTCGACGACCCGCAGCCTGACGCTGCGCACGGGTCGCTCGACCAGCCGCCGCCGCGCCGCCTGA
- a CDS encoding tRNA-dihydrouridine synthase family protein, with product MSCETASRNATEPAPGIAPGGEGLDARAIACQIGKDGVHPHLPATIPGMDAPFYQAGLAGYSDAAMRIIARRHGCPLCVTEALLDRTLLAGGRGFAKADLGELHDNVPGGEDDHPLVGQIMGSDPGEMAAAAIKMVEQGSRRAKEYRQMAERHEGTEAPRHEVGSDPSVPSCLRASVPSHRSFASIDINLACPVKKIAKKARGGHWLAEPEGAIEILKAVRDALPESMALTLKIRRSFDDTPEMARNFMRIFDAAYDLGYAWATVHARTVQQKYVGPSRWDLLRDIVKQRPGRVVFGSGDIWKVDDIFRMIGYTGVSGVSVARGCIGNPWIFRQARAMMAGEEPRPPTIAEQRQVLEDHFELALRVNAHTRDPEHHTGKTMRKFAIRFAHHHPARDEVRKRFIGVKGLEDWRGVLGEWYG from the coding sequence ATGTCCTGCGAGACCGCCTCACGCAACGCCACCGAGCCCGCCCCGGGTATCGCCCCCGGCGGCGAGGGCCTCGACGCGCGCGCCATCGCCTGCCAGATCGGCAAGGACGGCGTCCATCCTCACCTGCCCGCGACCATCCCGGGCATGGACGCCCCCTTCTACCAGGCCGGCCTGGCGGGCTACTCCGACGCGGCCATGCGGATCATCGCCCGCCGCCACGGCTGCCCGCTTTGCGTCACCGAGGCCCTGCTCGACCGCACCCTGCTGGCCGGCGGGCGGGGCTTCGCCAAGGCCGACCTGGGCGAGCTGCACGACAACGTGCCCGGAGGCGAGGACGACCACCCCCTCGTCGGCCAGATCATGGGCAGCGACCCCGGCGAGATGGCCGCGGCGGCGATCAAGATGGTCGAACAAGGCAGCCGGCGGGCGAAGGAGTATCGACAGATGGCCGAGAGGCACGAAGGCACGGAGGCACCCAGGCACGAAGTGGGTTCCGATCCCTCCGTGCCTTCGTGCCTCCGTGCCTCCGTGCCCTCCCACCGAAGCTTCGCTTCGATCGACATCAACCTCGCCTGCCCGGTCAAGAAGATCGCCAAGAAGGCCCGCGGGGGCCACTGGCTGGCCGAGCCCGAGGGCGCCATCGAAATCCTGAAAGCCGTCCGCGACGCGTTGCCCGAGAGCATGGCGCTTACGCTCAAGATCCGCCGCAGCTTCGACGACACGCCCGAGATGGCTCGCAACTTCATGCGCATCTTCGACGCCGCATATGACCTGGGCTACGCCTGGGCCACCGTGCACGCCCGCACCGTGCAGCAGAAGTACGTCGGCCCCAGCCGGTGGGACCTGCTCCGCGACATCGTGAAACAGCGCCCCGGCCGGGTTGTCTTCGGCTCGGGCGACATCTGGAAGGTCGACGACATCTTCCGCATGATCGGCTACACCGGCGTGTCGGGCGTCAGCGTCGCCCGCGGCTGCATCGGCAACCCCTGGATCTTCCGCCAGGCCCGCGCCATGATGGCCGGCGAGGAGCCGCGCCCCCCCACCATCGCCGAGCAGCGACAAGTGCTCGAGGACCACTTCGAACTAGCCCTACGAGTCAACGCCCACACCCGCGACCCCGAACACCACACCGGCAAGACCATGCGCAAGTTCGCCATCCGCTTCGCCCATCACCACCCGGCAAGGGATGAGGTGCGGAAACGGTTTATTGGGGTGAAGGGGTTGGAGGATTGGCGGGGGGTGTTGGGGGAGTGGTATGGCTAG
- the coaD gene encoding pantetheine-phosphate adenylyltransferase, whose product MPGPHVAIYPGSFDPITFGHLDVIRRGRTLFDELIVAIGNNPSKPQLFTAEERAGMARDLVEELCANEPQHGPVRVEVFTGLTVDFAVSKGAAALLRGVRNLSDLQYEVQQAVTNRQLAGLETAFMVSGESFAYISSSLIKQIAAMGKDPDVLRSMVPEAVIEAMWAKRDDPLLARLRADHDPANGEG is encoded by the coding sequence ATGCCAGGCCCCCACGTCGCGATCTACCCGGGCTCGTTTGATCCGATAACTTTCGGGCACCTCGACGTCATCCGCCGCGGCCGGACGCTGTTCGACGAGCTGATCGTCGCCATCGGGAACAACCCGAGCAAGCCCCAACTCTTCACCGCCGAGGAGCGTGCGGGCATGGCCCGGGACCTGGTCGAGGAGTTATGCGCCAACGAGCCCCAGCACGGGCCGGTGCGCGTCGAGGTGTTCACGGGGCTCACCGTCGACTTCGCCGTCTCGAAGGGTGCGGCCGCCCTGCTGCGGGGCGTGCGGAACCTGTCGGACCTCCAGTATGAAGTCCAACAGGCGGTGACCAACCGGCAGCTCGCGGGGCTCGAGACGGCCTTTATGGTGTCGGGCGAGAGCTTCGCATACATCAGCAGCAGCCTGATCAAGCAGATCGCCGCGATGGGCAAGGACCCCGACGTGCTGCGGAGCATGGTGCCCGAGGCGGTGATCGAGGCCATGTGGGCCAAGCGTGACGACCCACTGCTGGCACGCCTGCGGGCCGACCACGACCCGGCCAATGGCGAGGGCTGA
- a CDS encoding carboxymuconolactone decarboxylase family protein gives MPRLNTIDPANATGKAKELFDGPLKGKHLNIFKGMANSPAGLQAYLGMSGALAEGSLSGAEREIIALVTAQQNDCDYCLAAHTHIGKGAGLSEAQTVEARRGEMGDEKYNALTTFTKALLDKKGFADEGDLKAFKGAGYDDGDVVEVIASVALNFFTNYFNHVNGTDVDLPTPPALETAGAR, from the coding sequence ATGCCACGCCTGAACACGATCGACCCCGCCAACGCCACCGGCAAGGCCAAGGAGCTCTTCGACGGCCCGCTCAAGGGCAAGCACCTCAACATCTTCAAGGGCATGGCCAACTCGCCGGCCGGTCTCCAGGCCTACTTGGGCATGTCCGGGGCTCTGGCCGAGGGCTCACTGTCCGGGGCCGAGCGAGAGATCATCGCCCTGGTGACCGCCCAACAGAACGACTGCGACTACTGCCTGGCGGCCCATACGCACATCGGCAAGGGTGCCGGGCTGAGTGAGGCCCAGACGGTCGAGGCCCGCCGCGGCGAGATGGGCGACGAGAAATACAACGCCCTGACGACATTCACCAAGGCCCTGCTCGACAAGAAGGGGTTTGCCGACGAGGGCGACCTGAAGGCCTTTAAGGGCGCCGGATACGACGACGGCGACGTGGTGGAGGTCATCGCCAGCGTGGCGCTGAACTTCTTCACGAACTACTTCAACCATGTGAACGGGACGGACGTGGACCTGCCCACGCCACCGGCACTGGAAACCGCCGGCGCCCGATGA
- the rpsU gene encoding 30S ribosomal protein S21, translated as MAIRIKSRGGESVEQMMKRFKKLCEKEGLTKDIKRREFFEKPSERRRRAARKAVNKRIRELAPPRRNKD; from the coding sequence ATGGCGATCCGCATCAAGTCTCGCGGCGGCGAATCCGTCGAACAGATGATGAAGCGCTTCAAGAAGCTCTGCGAAAAAGAGGGGCTGACGAAGGACATCAAGCGCCGGGAGTTCTTCGAGAAGCCCAGCGAGCGCCGCCGCCGCGCCGCCCGGAAGGCCGTCAACAAGCGCATCCGCGAGCTAGCACCGCCGCGTCGCAACAAGGATTGA
- a CDS encoding Nif3-like dinuclear metal center hexameric protein, with protein sequence MAHVGDLLNALESFAPLRYAGSWDNVGLIVGSRTQALSGPVLLTIDLAPGVLEEAKAAGASAILAYHPPIFHPIKSLTDDTAMGAMLLQAVRTGMAVVSPHSSLDAAPGGMTDWLCEAISGSKTEGSIAGDVRALTPHLERPGSREIKIVTFVPHKDADQVRNALASAGAGIIGAYTACSFGVEGKGTFFAEDEANPVVGEIGQLERVEELRLEMVCSKAALPIAMETLRQFHPYEEPAVDLYELLPEPVRHAGAGRRLVLDRPATPAEIADRLKTFLGIPAVKVAAVDGDVNKPVRTVGVIPGAGASLRPAALASGCELFVTGEMTHHEALELLRKDCGVLLAGHTNTERGYLPRLRDRLVDLMPEIECVVSTRDRTPFTWM encoded by the coding sequence ATGGCACACGTCGGCGACCTGCTCAACGCTCTGGAGTCCTTCGCACCCCTCCGCTACGCCGGAAGCTGGGACAACGTCGGCCTCATCGTCGGCTCGCGCACGCAGGCCCTCTCGGGGCCGGTGCTGCTGACCATCGACCTGGCCCCCGGCGTGCTCGAAGAGGCCAAGGCCGCGGGCGCGTCGGCCATCCTGGCGTACCACCCGCCCATCTTCCACCCCATCAAGAGCCTGACCGACGACACGGCCATGGGCGCGATGCTGCTGCAGGCCGTGAGGACGGGCATGGCGGTGGTGAGCCCCCACAGCAGCCTCGATGCGGCACCCGGCGGCATGACCGACTGGCTGTGCGAGGCCATCAGCGGCTCGAAGACCGAGGGCAGCATCGCCGGCGACGTCCGAGCCTTGACCCCCCACCTGGAGCGGCCGGGCAGCCGCGAGATCAAGATCGTCACCTTCGTGCCCCACAAGGACGCCGACCAGGTTCGCAACGCCCTGGCCAGCGCCGGCGCCGGCATCATCGGGGCCTATACCGCCTGCTCGTTTGGCGTTGAAGGCAAGGGAACCTTCTTCGCCGAGGACGAGGCCAACCCCGTCGTCGGCGAGATCGGCCAGCTCGAGCGTGTCGAAGAGCTGAGATTAGAAATGGTCTGCTCGAAGGCCGCCTTGCCCATCGCGATGGAGACCCTCCGGCAGTTCCACCCTTATGAAGAGCCCGCGGTCGACCTGTACGAACTACTCCCCGAACCCGTGCGCCACGCCGGTGCGGGCAGGCGATTGGTGCTCGACCGCCCCGCCACACCCGCCGAGATCGCCGACCGGCTGAAGACCTTCCTGGGCATCCCGGCCGTCAAGGTGGCGGCCGTCGACGGCGATGTAAACAAGCCCGTGCGAACGGTGGGCGTCATCCCCGGCGCGGGCGCGTCGCTGCGCCCCGCGGCCCTGGCCTCGGGCTGCGAGCTGTTCGTCACCGGCGAGATGACCCACCACGAGGCCCTCGAACTCCTTCGAAAAGACTGCGGCGTGCTGCTGGCCGGCCACACCAACACCGAGCGCGGCTACCTCCCACGCCTGCGTGACCGGCTGGTCGATCTGATGCCCGAGATCGAGTGCGTGGTGTCGACGCGGGATCGGACGCCGTTTACGTGGATGTGA
- a CDS encoding PIG-L family deacetylase, protein MANILVVGPHPDDQELGMGGAIAKLAEQGHDVLLLDVTNGEPTPYGDPQTRAEEAKKAAEILSPDPKQFPNAKPVKRVLLGLPNRFVEHTIESRHKIAGVIRAHQASIVFTPFFEDAHPDHRAVTRIVEDARFDAKLTGVDMPVPEGMEAGEPIYPKWLFYYYATHLRWVANPSFVLDVTGYVERKIESIRAYHTQFVLPEKNRKIVDWVEASATYFGSRIGVKAGEGFFTREPVGLGGLDGLVG, encoded by the coding sequence ATGGCCAACATCCTCGTCGTCGGACCGCATCCTGATGATCAAGAGCTCGGCATGGGCGGGGCGATCGCCAAGCTGGCCGAGCAGGGGCACGACGTGCTGCTGCTCGACGTGACCAACGGCGAGCCCACGCCGTATGGCGATCCGCAGACGAGGGCCGAGGAGGCGAAGAAGGCCGCCGAGATCCTGTCGCCCGATCCGAAGCAGTTTCCCAACGCCAAGCCGGTGAAGCGGGTGCTGCTGGGGCTGCCCAATAGGTTCGTGGAGCACACGATCGAGAGCCGGCACAAGATCGCCGGCGTGATCCGGGCGCACCAGGCGAGCATCGTCTTCACGCCGTTCTTCGAGGATGCGCACCCGGACCACCGGGCCGTGACGCGGATCGTCGAGGATGCGCGGTTCGACGCGAAGCTGACGGGCGTCGACATGCCGGTGCCCGAGGGTATGGAGGCTGGCGAGCCGATCTATCCCAAGTGGCTGTTCTACTACTACGCCACGCACCTGCGGTGGGTGGCCAACCCGAGCTTCGTGCTGGATGTGACTGGGTACGTGGAGCGCAAGATCGAATCGATCCGGGCGTACCACACGCAGTTCGTGCTGCCGGAGAAGAATCGGAAGATCGTGGATTGGGTCGAGGCGTCGGCGACGTATTTTGGGAGTCGGATTGGGGTTAAGGCGGGGGAGGGGTTCTTTACGAGGGAGCCGGTGGGGCTTGGTGGGCTCGACGGGCTGGTAGGCTAG
- the lysS gene encoding lysine--tRNA ligase, giving the protein MSDTATDQTPTQPNADNEFVRQRLTNRDAVAKLGLKPYGVREDGLVTLASTHELYDAGADAAHQAAEAERKAKLKEDPNADVPPAQDNRTRVRVAGRVVLHRDNGKLVWLNLRDSTGDLQVAVSKRDCAEAGFNLAKHTDLADIIVAEGPLMKTRAGELTVWASYLRAGAKSIEPPPEKHAGLSDPEARFRRRYVDLWSNPEAMARLVLRGKIVRDVRAFMEERGFAEVETPVLQAQAGGAAAKPFVTHLNALDMDLSLRIAPELYLKRLLVAGMPRVFEMSRNFRNEGLSRRHNPEFTSMEAYQAFGDAHTMLELAESMVRRLAEMVCIDPAYKGLYPDATTKAMPWEGMEINYADPFVQVKYGDLFEQAVGCSMFDEAAVRTAAVDAGYDDAKTTDHWLLVDRLFEDKAEELIDTTRPTFVLHYPSATSPLTRPLDDHPELAGRWDLFIAGMEIGPAYTELNDPHVQEAKFRQQLEGAKSDDDTFRTLDEDFLRALRVGMPPAGGIGLGIDRLAMLLTGGASLREVIPFPFMRPEA; this is encoded by the coding sequence ATGAGCGATACCGCCACCGACCAGACCCCGACGCAGCCCAACGCCGACAACGAGTTCGTGCGCCAGCGATTAACCAACCGCGACGCCGTGGCCAAGCTCGGCCTGAAGCCCTACGGCGTGCGCGAGGACGGGCTGGTAACGCTGGCCAGCACGCACGAGTTGTACGATGCCGGTGCCGACGCCGCCCACCAGGCCGCCGAGGCCGAGCGCAAGGCGAAGCTCAAGGAAGATCCGAACGCCGACGTGCCGCCAGCCCAGGACAACCGCACACGCGTGCGCGTGGCCGGCCGGGTCGTATTGCACCGCGACAACGGCAAGCTCGTCTGGCTGAACCTGCGCGACTCGACGGGCGACCTGCAAGTGGCCGTCAGCAAGCGCGACTGCGCCGAGGCCGGCTTCAACCTGGCCAAGCACACCGACCTGGCCGACATCATCGTGGCCGAGGGCCCGCTGATGAAGACGCGCGCGGGCGAGCTGACCGTCTGGGCGAGCTACCTTCGGGCCGGCGCCAAGTCCATCGAGCCCCCGCCCGAGAAGCACGCCGGCCTGAGCGACCCCGAGGCCCGCTTCCGCCGGCGCTACGTCGACCTCTGGAGCAACCCCGAGGCCATGGCAAGGCTCGTGCTGCGCGGCAAGATCGTACGCGACGTGCGCGCCTTCATGGAAGAGCGGGGCTTCGCCGAGGTCGAGACGCCCGTGCTGCAAGCGCAGGCCGGCGGCGCGGCGGCCAAGCCGTTCGTGACGCACCTGAACGCGCTGGACATGGACCTGTCGCTGCGCATCGCGCCCGAGCTGTACCTCAAGCGCCTGCTCGTCGCCGGCATGCCCCGCGTGTTCGAGATGAGCCGCAACTTCAGGAACGAGGGCCTCAGCCGCCGGCACAACCCCGAGTTCACCTCGATGGAAGCCTACCAGGCCTTCGGCGACGCCCACACGATGCTCGAGCTGGCCGAGAGCATGGTGCGCCGCCTGGCCGAGATGGTGTGCATCGACCCGGCGTACAAGGGCCTGTACCCCGACGCGACGACGAAGGCCATGCCGTGGGAAGGCATGGAGATCAACTACGCCGACCCGTTCGTGCAGGTCAAGTACGGCGACCTGTTCGAGCAGGCCGTGGGCTGCTCGATGTTCGACGAAGCCGCCGTGCGCACGGCGGCCGTCGACGCCGGCTACGACGACGCGAAGACCACCGACCACTGGCTGCTGGTCGATCGTTTGTTCGAGGACAAGGCCGAAGAACTCATCGACACCACCCGCCCGACCTTCGTGCTGCACTACCCCAGCGCGACCAGCCCGCTCACACGCCCGCTCGATGACCACCCCGAGCTGGCCGGCCGGTGGGACCTGTTTATTGCCGGCATGGAGATCGGCCCGGCGTACACCGAGCTGAACGACCCGCACGTGCAAGAGGCCAAGTTCCGCCAGCAGCTCGAGGGCGCGAAGTCCGACGACGACACCTTCCGCACGCTCGACGAGGACTTCCTGCGCGCCCTGCGCGTGGGCATGCCGCCGGCGGGTGGGATTGGATTGGGCATTGATCGCCTCGCGATGTTGTTGACTGGTGGGGCGAGCTTGCGGGAGGTGATCCCGTTCCCGTTCATGCGGCCGGAAGCATAA